A window of Microbacterium luteolum contains these coding sequences:
- a CDS encoding branched-chain amino acid ABC transporter permease yields MLQGAIAGLAAGGLYAVLGVCLTLMSRLVRVVNFAQAATGMFGAFTAVWFVREIGLPIWLGSVLGVLVAGLLAAAIGFIAATWLSEASTTTRSAMTVGPLLLLISMSFILFGNKPQPFTPIIAGPAFSFGGVVISQVTVATVAMAIITAIVVRIVLRRTRVGTQLRALSERPTTAELLGIRSRPLSIAVWFVTGVISAIAIIVVAPSQSNDATSLAMLIVPAAAAALLGGFRRLDLAVIGGVVLGVLGGLVAQIDEVALVRNFLPFLFIVVLLLWTQRKEVWDAAR; encoded by the coding sequence ATGCTGCAAGGCGCGATCGCCGGCCTCGCCGCCGGCGGGCTCTACGCCGTTCTCGGCGTGTGCCTGACGCTCATGTCACGCCTCGTCCGCGTGGTGAACTTCGCTCAGGCCGCGACCGGGATGTTCGGCGCGTTCACGGCGGTGTGGTTCGTCCGCGAGATCGGGCTGCCGATCTGGCTCGGGTCGGTGCTCGGGGTGCTGGTCGCCGGTCTCCTCGCCGCGGCGATCGGATTCATCGCCGCGACCTGGCTCTCCGAGGCTTCCACGACGACACGCTCGGCGATGACCGTCGGACCACTGCTCCTGCTGATCTCGATGTCGTTCATCCTGTTCGGCAACAAGCCTCAGCCGTTCACGCCCATCATCGCGGGCCCCGCTTTCTCGTTCGGCGGCGTGGTGATCAGCCAGGTCACCGTCGCGACCGTGGCGATGGCGATCATCACTGCCATCGTGGTCCGGATCGTGCTGCGCCGCACCAGGGTCGGCACGCAGCTGCGGGCCCTCTCGGAGCGTCCGACCACGGCCGAGCTGCTCGGCATCCGCTCGCGTCCGCTGTCGATCGCCGTCTGGTTCGTGACCGGCGTCATCAGCGCGATCGCGATCATCGTCGTCGCCCCGTCGCAGTCGAACGACGCGACGAGCCTCGCGATGCTCATCGTCCCCGCAGCAGCTGCCGCCCTCCTCGGCGGGTTCCGGCGTCTCGACCTGGCGGTGATCGGCGGCGTCGTCCTCGGCGTGCTCGGCGGCCTGGTCGCCCAGATCGACGAGGTCGCGCTCGTGCGCAACTTCCTCCCGTTCCTGTTCATCGTCGTCCTTCTCCTCTGGACCCAGCGCAAGGAGGTGTGGGATGCCGCTCGCTGA
- a CDS encoding ABC transporter permease subunit, whose translation MPLADRPWFRITWPFAIALAGIGAGAILSAALPGYFVFLAISAVIAAIAILGLGIVTGSAGMIALCQLTFAAVGAWIVSLLNVMQAPGGFIVWLVLGGIAAGLVGVLVGLPALRLRGVNLAVVTLGFAAAADVTLVQIQFPGSADGTAIERPTMFSNDRQFFFLSIVVLALCALGVFFLQRGRWGSSWKAVAFSERGTAAAGQSVQIAKLTAFAVSAALGGVAGGLLAGQVQLPFASSFTPLQSLALYVLAIMSGAHLIDMAIFGGILWVLVPELLKRWGIPQDWGFVVFGVLGVQALTSGTNLGQGIRNLFYRRADRRAANAKLTALPPDVGADAGAITTTTTATVDAAALEGAPVLSVDGLTVQFGALKALDDVSVVVPAASIMGLIGPNGAGKSTFVDAISGFLPKHGGRVLLGDRDLAGLSPTRRARLGLRRTFQQDRVPPALTIGAYVRFVARRRLAASDIDEVLEFFGCPPARARLSSVDVGTRRLVEVAANVVARPRLLILDEPAAGLSHDEHLALAARLRELPSRYGIALIIIEHDLDLVRSVCPTLTVLDFGRVLASGPQAEVLANPDVVKAYMGETELLK comes from the coding sequence ATGCCGCTCGCTGACCGTCCCTGGTTCCGGATCACCTGGCCGTTCGCGATCGCACTCGCCGGTATCGGCGCCGGAGCGATCCTGAGCGCAGCCCTGCCGGGCTACTTCGTGTTCCTCGCCATCAGCGCCGTGATCGCCGCCATCGCGATCCTCGGTCTCGGCATCGTGACCGGCTCCGCCGGCATGATCGCCCTGTGCCAGCTCACCTTCGCTGCCGTCGGCGCGTGGATCGTCTCGCTTCTGAACGTGATGCAGGCACCGGGCGGATTCATCGTCTGGCTCGTGCTCGGCGGCATCGCCGCAGGTCTCGTCGGCGTGCTGGTCGGGCTCCCCGCCCTCCGCCTCCGCGGGGTGAATCTCGCGGTCGTCACGCTCGGCTTCGCCGCGGCGGCCGACGTCACGCTCGTGCAGATCCAGTTCCCCGGCTCCGCCGACGGCACCGCGATCGAGCGCCCCACGATGTTCTCCAACGACCGGCAGTTCTTCTTCCTCTCGATCGTCGTGCTCGCACTCTGCGCGCTCGGGGTCTTCTTCCTGCAGCGCGGACGCTGGGGATCGAGCTGGAAGGCCGTCGCGTTCTCGGAGCGCGGCACCGCGGCCGCGGGCCAGAGCGTGCAGATCGCGAAGCTCACGGCCTTCGCGGTCTCGGCCGCGCTGGGCGGCGTCGCCGGAGGGCTGCTGGCCGGTCAGGTGCAGCTGCCGTTCGCCTCCAGCTTCACCCCGCTGCAGTCCCTCGCGCTCTACGTCCTGGCGATCATGTCGGGCGCGCACCTGATCGACATGGCCATCTTCGGCGGCATCCTGTGGGTGCTCGTCCCCGAGCTGCTCAAGCGTTGGGGAATCCCGCAGGACTGGGGCTTCGTGGTGTTCGGCGTGCTCGGCGTGCAGGCCCTCACGAGCGGCACCAACCTCGGCCAGGGGATCCGCAACCTGTTCTACCGGCGCGCCGACCGGCGTGCCGCGAACGCGAAGCTCACGGCGCTCCCTCCGGACGTCGGAGCGGATGCCGGGGCCATCACCACGACGACCACCGCCACGGTCGACGCGGCCGCGCTCGAGGGGGCACCCGTGCTGTCCGTCGATGGGCTGACCGTGCAGTTCGGCGCACTGAAGGCGCTCGACGACGTGTCGGTCGTGGTGCCTGCCGCGTCGATCATGGGACTGATCGGCCCGAACGGTGCGGGGAAGTCGACGTTCGTCGATGCGATCAGCGGGTTCCTGCCGAAGCACGGCGGCCGCGTGCTCCTCGGGGATCGCGACCTCGCTGGTCTCTCCCCCACCCGGCGCGCACGCCTCGGGCTGCGCCGCACGTTCCAGCAGGATCGCGTGCCGCCCGCGCTCACGATCGGGGCGTATGTGCGGTTCGTCGCACGGCGTCGGCTCGCGGCATCCGATATCGACGAGGTGCTGGAGTTCTTCGGATGCCCGCCGGCACGCGCTCGCCTGTCGAGCGTCGACGTCGGAACGAGACGACTCGTCGAGGTCGCCGCGAACGTGGTGGCGCGCCCCCGGCTGCTGATCCTCGACGAACCGGCCGCCGGGCTCTCGCACGACGAGCACCTGGCGCTGGCCGCTCGACTGAGAGAGCTCCCGTCCCGCTACGGCATCGCGCTGATCATCATCGAGCACGACCTCGATCTCGTGCGCTCGGTCTGCCCGACTCTCACGGTGCTCGACTTCGGCCGGGTGCTCGCCAGCGGACCGCAAGCCGAGGTCCTCGCGAATCCCGACGTCGTGAAGGCGTACATGGGAGAGACGGAGCTGTTGAAGTGA
- a CDS encoding ABC transporter ATP-binding protein: MSELVLDAVSVSRGAGAVISDVSLRVEGGEVLALVGPNGAGKTSLIESISGVTPHSAGSITLDGEPIDKLSRVARSRRGIVHIEQGRAVFPSLTVRENISLTARTPGELDAALAQFPELEKRIDSPTALLSGGEQQMVVLARAFAAKPRVLLIDEMSLGLAPVVFLRLMPIVKSIADSGVAVLLVEQFTQVALGLAREAVVVAGGRVSFQGTAAELGADPALLHRAYLGG, translated from the coding sequence GTGAGCGAACTCGTCCTGGACGCCGTGAGCGTCAGCCGCGGTGCGGGCGCCGTGATCTCCGACGTCTCGCTGCGGGTCGAGGGCGGCGAGGTGCTGGCCCTGGTCGGCCCCAACGGCGCCGGCAAGACCAGCCTGATCGAATCGATCTCGGGCGTGACCCCGCACTCCGCCGGCAGCATCACTCTCGACGGCGAGCCGATCGACAAGTTGTCGCGGGTCGCGCGCTCGCGGCGCGGCATCGTGCACATCGAGCAGGGCAGAGCCGTGTTCCCCTCGCTCACCGTGCGGGAGAACATCTCGCTCACCGCCCGCACCCCTGGGGAGCTGGATGCGGCGCTCGCGCAGTTCCCCGAGCTCGAGAAGCGCATCGACTCGCCGACCGCCCTGCTCTCGGGCGGCGAGCAGCAGATGGTCGTGCTCGCGCGCGCGTTCGCCGCGAAGCCCCGCGTTCTCCTCATCGACGAGATGTCGCTCGGGCTCGCACCGGTCGTCTTCCTGCGGTTGATGCCGATCGTGAAGTCGATCGCCGACTCGGGCGTGGCCGTGCTGCTCGTCGAGCAGTTCACGCAGGTCGCGCTCGGTCTCGCACGCGAGGCCGTGGTCGTGGCGGGTGGCCGGGTGTCCTTCCAGGGCACGGCCGCGGAGCTCGGTGCCGACCCCGCCCTGCTGCATCGCGCCTACCTGGGCGGCTGA
- a CDS encoding HAD-IA family hydrolase translates to MTETIHARAVLLDMDGTLVDSTAVVERLWLAWAEPHGIAPEHVLSVVHGRQGHQSMSIMLPERDHAINLRENDEMLATETNDVDGVIEISGAKALLEALLPYPHAIVTSANVALMTARMQAAGLTVPAIAVTAESVSASKPDPEGFLLGASLLGIDPADCVVFEDSGAGIQAGLAAGMRVLGVGQHAAAHGPTYRVDDLTQVTVAPTTEGFALTIG, encoded by the coding sequence GTGACCGAGACCATCCACGCCCGCGCCGTCCTCCTCGACATGGACGGGACTCTCGTCGACTCGACGGCGGTGGTGGAACGGCTCTGGCTGGCCTGGGCGGAGCCGCACGGAATCGCCCCCGAGCACGTGCTCAGCGTCGTGCACGGCCGGCAGGGGCATCAGAGCATGTCGATCATGTTGCCGGAGCGCGATCATGCGATCAATCTCCGCGAGAACGACGAGATGCTCGCGACCGAGACGAACGACGTCGACGGCGTCATCGAGATCTCGGGGGCGAAGGCACTGCTCGAGGCACTCCTCCCCTATCCGCACGCGATCGTCACCTCGGCGAACGTCGCGCTGATGACGGCACGGATGCAGGCGGCCGGACTCACCGTCCCCGCGATCGCCGTCACGGCCGAGAGCGTCTCGGCATCCAAGCCGGATCCCGAAGGCTTCCTGCTCGGCGCGAGCCTGCTCGGCATCGACCCCGCCGACTGCGTCGTGTTCGAGGACTCCGGTGCCGGCATCCAGGCGGGTCTCGCCGCGGGCATGCGGGTGCTCGGCGTCGGACAGCACGCCGCCGCGCACGGGCCGACCTACCGGGTCGACGACCTGACGCAGGTCACGGTCGCCCCCACCACCGAGGGATTCGCACTCACGATCGGCTGA
- a CDS encoding SDR family NAD(P)-dependent oxidoreductase produces the protein MGLAFGSTVSGRVVVITGGGTGIGAAIAQRYAAEGAHVVVVGRRPEPLQEVERAVGAVPVVADAADTASAKAAVAEVLARFGRIDVLVANAGGHGFSPVGETDDAGWEAAIRANLTTAFTMARESLPALIEAKGQIVIVSSLAGLFAGPSVAGYTVGKHALIGLTRTLARDYGRHGVRVNAICPGWVQTPMADDEMDEFATHADLSSREEAYAAVTADVPLRRPAQPSEIASVVRFLGSGESSYITGAVIVADGGSHVVDVPTIAFDHAGM, from the coding sequence ATGGGACTCGCATTCGGATCGACGGTCTCCGGACGCGTCGTCGTCATCACCGGAGGCGGCACCGGCATCGGCGCCGCCATCGCCCAGCGCTATGCGGCCGAGGGTGCGCACGTCGTGGTCGTCGGGCGCCGCCCGGAGCCGCTGCAGGAGGTCGAACGCGCCGTCGGCGCCGTACCGGTCGTCGCTGATGCCGCCGACACGGCCTCGGCGAAGGCGGCGGTCGCCGAGGTGCTCGCGCGGTTCGGACGCATCGACGTGCTCGTGGCGAATGCCGGGGGCCACGGATTCTCGCCGGTCGGCGAGACCGACGACGCCGGATGGGAGGCGGCGATCCGCGCCAATCTCACGACCGCGTTCACGATGGCGCGCGAGTCGCTGCCCGCGTTGATCGAGGCGAAGGGGCAGATCGTGATCGTGTCGTCGCTCGCCGGGCTCTTCGCCGGGCCATCGGTCGCGGGGTACACCGTGGGCAAGCATGCACTGATCGGTCTGACCCGCACCCTCGCCCGCGACTACGGCAGGCACGGGGTGCGCGTGAACGCGATCTGCCCCGGCTGGGTGCAGACGCCCATGGCCGACGACGAGATGGACGAGTTCGCGACCCACGCGGATCTCTCCTCCCGGGAGGAGGCCTATGCCGCGGTCACCGCCGACGTGCCGCTGCGTCGCCCCGCACAGCCGTCGGAGATCGCGTCGGTCGTGCGCTTCCTCGGCTCGGGGGAGTCGTCGTACATCACCGGCGCCGTGATCGTCGCCGACGGCGGATCGCACGTCGTCGATGTGCCGACGATCGCGTTCGACCACGCGGGGATGTAG
- a CDS encoding SDR family NAD(P)-dependent oxidoreductase encodes MDLQLQGTTALVTGAASGIGRATALALAAEGVRVALLDRDASALRETASGCRDAVILVADVTDEDEVRAAVESGAASLGRLDAVVCCAGISGPVGTSIEDTALADWQAVFAVNVTGAFLVLKHSLPALRAAPAASVVLLASDSAVVASPGMVPYAASKAALVQFGRALSVDLADTRIRVNAVAPSIVDTPMSRGDLGSDAFDAPGFPVQSAAEVAAHVVYLASPRSRAINGTTLLSDFGYTARSGFPA; translated from the coding sequence ATGGATCTGCAGCTGCAGGGCACGACGGCCCTCGTCACGGGCGCGGCGAGCGGGATCGGCCGTGCCACGGCGCTCGCGCTCGCCGCGGAAGGCGTGCGGGTCGCTCTGCTGGATCGCGATGCATCCGCGCTCCGCGAGACGGCGAGCGGATGCCGTGATGCCGTGATCCTCGTCGCCGACGTGACGGACGAGGACGAGGTGCGTGCGGCGGTGGAATCCGGTGCCGCGTCGCTCGGACGGCTCGATGCCGTCGTCTGCTGCGCCGGGATCTCCGGGCCGGTCGGGACATCGATCGAGGACACCGCTCTCGCTGACTGGCAAGCCGTGTTCGCGGTGAACGTGACCGGAGCGTTCCTCGTGCTCAAGCATTCGCTCCCGGCGCTGCGCGCCGCACCGGCGGCATCCGTCGTCCTGCTCGCGAGCGACTCCGCCGTCGTCGCCTCGCCGGGGATGGTGCCGTACGCGGCGTCGAAGGCCGCGCTCGTGCAGTTCGGGCGGGCGCTCTCGGTCGATCTCGCCGACACGCGCATCCGCGTGAACGCGGTGGCGCCGTCGATCGTCGACACGCCTATGAGCCGAGGCGATCTCGGTTCCGACGCGTTCGACGCGCCGGGATTCCCGGTGCAGAGCGCGGCGGAGGTCGCCGCGCACGTCGTCTACCTGGCGTCTCCGCGCAGCAGGGCGATCAACGGGACGACACTGCTCAGCGACTTCGGGTACACCGCCCGTTCGGGGTTCCCCGCGTGA
- a CDS encoding APC family permease, producing MATPTETSHGHTALRSGALGVAGIVFLVLAAVAPLTGIVVVASLAIALGNGGGTPMSFFLVAAILLLFAVGYAQMSKQLVNAGGFYAFVVKGLGRTGGLIAGLIATLGYNFFVVGTIGTSGFFMQNIIRDLTGLDVHWLVWGLLSIVVCFVLARVGVDFSSKILGVCLVLEVLMLVVFDVSVLVQTGYDLGAFSPEAVFSGSLPIGLLLAATGFLGFEATALFSEEAKQPLRTIPRATYTSIIAIGVILGVTTWAVVSATGVAQAQATALEHLPTGDLIFSISQQYLGGPLTIVMMVLLLVSLFAAMLAFHNSATRYLYSLGRARILPHALARTRANGAPQLAGIVQASFAAIVAIVFAIAGADPILTLVPAMLGFGTLSVLILQGLAAISIVVYFRRANDPRWWSTFIAPGIGFLGIAAISVLAVVNFDIVAGSQELAIRLMPLLLVVALIGGIVYGAYLKRSKPAVYEGLATDLEKFSDR from the coding sequence GTGGCAACCCCGACCGAAACATCTCACGGGCACACCGCCCTCCGCTCCGGCGCCCTCGGCGTCGCCGGGATCGTCTTCCTGGTGCTCGCCGCGGTCGCACCGCTGACGGGCATCGTGGTCGTCGCCTCGCTGGCGATCGCCCTCGGCAACGGCGGCGGCACCCCGATGTCGTTCTTCCTCGTCGCCGCCATCCTCCTGCTGTTCGCGGTCGGCTACGCGCAGATGTCGAAGCAGCTGGTCAACGCCGGCGGCTTCTACGCGTTCGTCGTGAAGGGCCTCGGTCGCACCGGCGGACTCATCGCCGGTCTCATCGCCACCCTCGGCTACAACTTCTTCGTCGTCGGCACGATCGGCACCAGCGGCTTCTTCATGCAGAACATCATCCGCGACCTCACCGGTCTCGACGTGCACTGGCTGGTGTGGGGTCTGCTGTCGATCGTCGTGTGCTTCGTGCTCGCGCGGGTCGGCGTCGACTTCAGCTCGAAGATCCTCGGCGTGTGCCTGGTGCTCGAGGTGCTGATGCTCGTCGTGTTCGATGTCTCGGTGCTGGTGCAGACCGGCTACGACCTGGGCGCGTTCAGCCCGGAGGCCGTGTTCTCGGGCTCGCTCCCGATCGGCCTGCTGCTCGCCGCGACCGGCTTCCTCGGCTTCGAGGCGACCGCGCTGTTCAGCGAGGAGGCCAAGCAGCCGCTGCGCACCATCCCCCGCGCCACGTACACCTCGATCATCGCGATCGGCGTCATCCTCGGCGTCACGACCTGGGCAGTGGTCAGCGCGACCGGCGTGGCCCAGGCGCAGGCGACGGCGCTCGAACATCTGCCGACCGGCGACCTCATCTTCTCGATCTCGCAGCAGTATCTCGGCGGTCCGCTCACCATCGTGATGATGGTGCTGCTCCTCGTGAGCCTGTTCGCCGCGATGCTGGCGTTCCACAACTCGGCGACCCGCTACCTCTACTCGCTCGGTCGCGCACGGATCCTGCCGCACGCCCTCGCCCGCACCCGGGCGAACGGCGCCCCGCAGCTCGCCGGCATCGTGCAGGCTTCCTTCGCCGCGATCGTCGCGATCGTGTTCGCGATCGCCGGCGCCGACCCCATCCTCACCCTCGTCCCCGCGATGCTCGGCTTCGGCACACTCAGCGTGCTGATCCTCCAGGGTCTCGCCGCGATCTCGATCGTGGTGTACTTCCGGCGCGCGAACGACCCGCGCTGGTGGAGCACGTTCATCGCCCCGGGCATCGGCTTCCTCGGCATCGCGGCCATCTCCGTGCTGGCCGTCGTCAACTTCGACATCGTCGCCGGATCCCAGGAGCTCGCGATCCGCCTCATGCCGCTGCTGCTGGTCGTGGCCCTCATCGGAGGCATCGTCTACGGCGCGTACCTGAAGCGCTCGAAGCCCGCCGTGTACGAGGGTCTCGCCACCGACCTGGAGAAGTTCAGCGACCGCTGA
- a CDS encoding molybdenum cofactor biosynthesis F family protein — protein MTTLNPADTSTWLPLEGLAPGFDANKAPHSTALSGREIAVVDARGTRIVHRFDDTTVSWEYHPGAEDPTEAAADTDDYEAFEVDDDLYFVQFHHRYLPNEAVSLVLDLRAGRALAVISIILPAPEQGRTRVQHVFAPSVIEGAEVSGAEAAPTTTLIGRRVEWVYSAEHAYEHVYLSSRWYSWQCLAGPERGLADTDENSVWEVRPGIYIFAWREKVIPCASVTIADHRDVNAIRSHGVLFGLDETGEVPTHFTFGAHGRLLSTTLHAPELEPATFGD, from the coding sequence ATGACCACGCTGAACCCCGCAGACACCTCCACCTGGCTGCCGCTCGAGGGCCTCGCCCCCGGATTCGACGCGAACAAGGCTCCGCACAGCACCGCGCTCAGCGGCCGGGAGATCGCCGTCGTCGACGCGCGCGGCACCCGCATCGTGCACCGGTTCGACGACACGACCGTCTCGTGGGAGTACCACCCTGGCGCCGAGGATCCCACCGAGGCCGCAGCGGATACCGACGACTACGAGGCGTTCGAGGTCGACGACGACCTCTACTTCGTGCAGTTCCATCACCGCTACCTGCCGAATGAAGCGGTCTCGCTCGTGCTCGATCTGCGCGCCGGACGCGCACTGGCCGTGATCTCGATCATCCTCCCCGCGCCGGAGCAGGGCCGCACCCGTGTGCAGCACGTCTTCGCGCCGAGCGTGATCGAAGGCGCCGAGGTGTCGGGCGCCGAGGCCGCACCGACGACGACCCTGATCGGACGACGGGTCGAGTGGGTCTACAGCGCCGAGCACGCCTACGAGCACGTCTACCTGTCGTCGCGGTGGTACTCGTGGCAGTGCCTCGCCGGCCCGGAGCGCGGACTCGCCGACACCGACGAGAACAGCGTGTGGGAGGTGCGTCCCGGCATCTACATCTTCGCGTGGCGAGAGAAGGTCATCCCGTGCGCCTCGGTGACCATCGCCGACCACCGTGACGTGAACGCCATCCGCTCGCACGGCGTGCTGTTCGGGCTCGACGAGACGGGCGAGGTGCCGACGCACTTCACGTTCGGCGCGCACGGGCGGCTGCTGTCCACCACGCTCCACGCGCCCGAGCTCGAGCCGGCGACCTTCGGAGACTGA
- a CDS encoding amidohydrolase, with amino-acid sequence MGTVADLIVTGSVIRTADRDDPLVEAFAVCDGRVLAVGSLADVARLRGPETRMLDVGEAAVYPGFVDVHNHHALAGRTDLFELSLPPSLTLDEILERVRDRAATLPADAWIVGGAVPTTLLPSLANTKSRRRLDDASGGRPVMLMEDSRHNRWVNSRALELAGITTTSIPPSGVTMLDPDDGAPTGVLLEAAGIPVQEAHDAGGGLSPQQHADASRRGVELLNSFGITTFQDAGVSVDILDALATLDRAGELHAWVVSSLLVNDDIFGVSPIGTTLIERGEEFRTAHHRPDFVKIFLDGVPPAHTAAFLDPYPADAAHGAHFHGETTMTFDELHGWLRAVADRGLGAKVHCTGDGSARLVLDVAERLRGEGVTTPIQIAHGQFLADADIPRLQALDVSADISPFIWFPGVIPHALADVLGERAEHSQPNRALIDSGALVAGGSDWPVSESPNTLEGLQGLVTRADPLGRAPGVLWPEQAISAEEALEVFTINAATAMGLGAETGSLTPGKSADFVVLARDAIAGPPEEIVRTPVISTWFAGREVYSA; translated from the coding sequence ATGGGGACCGTCGCCGACCTCATCGTCACCGGCTCCGTCATCCGGACCGCCGACAGGGACGATCCGCTCGTCGAAGCCTTCGCGGTCTGCGACGGACGTGTGCTCGCGGTCGGCTCCCTCGCCGATGTCGCACGACTGCGCGGACCGGAGACGCGGATGCTGGACGTCGGGGAGGCGGCGGTCTATCCCGGTTTCGTCGATGTGCACAACCATCACGCGCTGGCCGGCCGCACCGACCTGTTCGAGCTGTCGCTGCCGCCGTCGCTGACCCTCGATGAGATCCTCGAGCGCGTGCGCGACAGGGCCGCGACGCTGCCAGCGGACGCCTGGATCGTCGGCGGCGCGGTGCCGACCACGCTGCTGCCTTCGCTGGCGAACACGAAGTCGCGCCGACGACTCGATGACGCGTCCGGCGGGCGCCCGGTGATGCTCATGGAGGACTCACGACACAACCGCTGGGTGAACTCGCGCGCGCTCGAGCTCGCGGGCATCACCACGACGAGCATCCCGCCCTCCGGCGTGACCATGCTCGATCCCGACGACGGCGCGCCGACGGGCGTTCTTCTGGAGGCCGCGGGCATCCCGGTGCAGGAGGCCCACGACGCCGGCGGCGGGCTCTCGCCGCAGCAGCATGCGGACGCCTCGCGCCGCGGCGTCGAGCTGCTGAACTCCTTCGGCATCACGACCTTCCAGGACGCAGGTGTGTCGGTCGACATCCTCGACGCCCTCGCGACCCTCGACCGCGCGGGCGAACTGCACGCGTGGGTCGTGTCGTCGCTGCTCGTCAACGACGACATCTTCGGCGTCTCGCCGATCGGCACGACCCTCATCGAACGAGGCGAGGAGTTCCGCACGGCGCACCACCGCCCCGACTTCGTGAAGATCTTCCTCGACGGCGTGCCTCCGGCGCACACCGCGGCCTTCCTCGACCCGTATCCGGCGGACGCCGCGCACGGCGCGCACTTCCACGGCGAGACGACCATGACGTTCGACGAGCTCCACGGCTGGCTGCGCGCGGTCGCCGACAGAGGTCTCGGCGCGAAGGTCCACTGCACCGGCGACGGCTCCGCCCGGCTCGTGCTGGATGTCGCCGAGCGGCTGCGGGGCGAGGGCGTCACGACCCCGATCCAGATCGCGCACGGCCAGTTCCTCGCCGACGCCGACATCCCGCGGCTGCAGGCCCTGGACGTGTCGGCCGACATCTCGCCGTTCATCTGGTTCCCCGGCGTCATCCCCCATGCGCTCGCCGATGTGCTCGGCGAGCGGGCGGAGCACTCGCAGCCGAACCGCGCCCTGATCGACTCGGGGGCACTGGTCGCCGGCGGGTCGGACTGGCCGGTGAGCGAGTCCCCGAACACCCTGGAGGGGCTGCAGGGCCTGGTGACGCGAGCCGACCCGCTCGGGCGCGCACCCGGCGTGCTCTGGCCGGAGCAGGCCATCTCCGCCGAGGAAGCGCTCGAGGTCTTCACGATCAACGCCGCGACGGCCATGGGCCTCGGTGCGGAGACCGGCTCTCTGACGCCCGGCAAGTCCGCGGACTTCGTCGTGCTGGCACGAGACGCGATCGCCGGCCCCCCGGAGGAGATCGTGCGCACGCCCGTCATCTCGACGTGGTTCGCCGGCCGCGAGGTGTACTCCGCCTGA